The Leifsonia xyli genomic sequence TGCCCGACAACTACCACACGCTCCGGTTCGAGTTGGATGCCATCCCGGGCGGCACGCGCATCACCCTCGACCAGGACAACAATCCCACCCGGGAGGCCGCCGAGCACGCGCAGGCGAACTGGGCTCAGATGCTCGCCGGCGTGAAGACCGTCGCCGAGCGCGACCAGAACTGACGCTCAGTCGCCGAACGCCTCGCGGAGGAACGCCGTCAGGAAGACGTCGAACGCCTGCACGGTGCCGTTGCGGTCGCCGCTGATCAGGAAACCGAAGTGCAGGCCGGCGGCGGAGTCGACCAGCCAGTGCGCGAGCACCCCCGCGCGGCGCGTCTCGATGCCCTGCTCCTTGAGCCAGGACTTCACGGTGTCGCGCCACTGCGTGAAGGCGACGGTGACGCGCTGTCCGATGTCGGGGTCGATCGGCTCCAAGGCGCCCGCCTCGAACTGCAGGCGCAGGGCCGTCCGGTTGTTCTCGCGGAGCGAGTGACGGAAGGCCTCCTTGTACCAGTCGCGGAACTGATTGCGGTCGAATGCGGTCACATCCACGCCGACCAGCGACTCGGACTGCTGGCGCACTCCCTCTTCGAGGATGGCGTCGATCATCTCCTGACGCGACCCGAAGTGGTAGACGAACGAGTAGGTGCTGACCCCGAGGGCGCTCGCCAGGCTGCGGAACGTCATGCGCGAGAGCGGCTCGGTCGCGACATGGTCCATGATGCGCGCGAGGAGCTCCGGCTTGCGATTCGGATCTGGAGTGCGGCCCACGCGATAACACTAGTCCGAATATCGCGCCGGATGACTAGTCGTCTCTAGGGCTTCTTCCCCGGAGGATTGCCGCCGTTCCCGTTGCCACCCGCACCAGCCCCGGGCGCGGGCGCGGGCGCCGCCGGGGCGCTGGGCGCGGTGGGTTTCGTCGGCTTCGGCGCAGGCGGAGCGGTCGTGTACTTGCCGGCCGGCGACGGGAAGGCCGAGCCCCCGTACGCGGCGTTCAGCGCCGTCATGACCCGCTTCGCGATGGCGAACTTGACGTTGCCGCCGCCGACGCCCTGGAAGCTGACGCTGCGGAGCGCGACGCCGCCCTCGACATTGCC encodes the following:
- a CDS encoding TetR family transcriptional regulator, with amino-acid sequence MGRTPDPNRKPELLARIMDHVATEPLSRMTFRSLASALGVSTYSFVYHFGSRQEMIDAILEEGVRQQSESLVGVDVTAFDRNQFRDWYKEAFRHSLRENNRTALRLQFEAGALEPIDPDIGQRVTVAFTQWRDTVKSWLKEQGIETRRAGVLAHWLVDSAAGLHFGFLISGDRNGTVQAFDVFLTAFLREAFGD